From one Bacteroides fragilis NCTC 9343 genomic stretch:
- a CDS encoding AraC family transcriptional regulator, which produces MEKRNPLTLTLDQPFVAGTDDFSPFYNRLHKLNCAIILYCRAGRGTMAIDLKKYEITVNTQVVLLPGAVISLDEKSDDFRVSFFASHIEMFREACIRFEPSFFHFIKEKPCYTLPSEFTAPINGLLHATSAIYADTDHRFRNQIARNHLQSFLLDVYDKVHRLFTHKEIEGGSRPNELFHKFVALVHEYCCSQRDVVFYAGKLCISTKYLTSICRSLTGHSAKKVIDDFTALEIKVLLQSTDLSIQEIADRLNFPDQSYLGRYFKRHEGVSPMEYRAELAG; this is translated from the coding sequence ATGGAAAAAAGAAACCCGCTTACCCTCACGCTCGACCAGCCGTTTGTGGCAGGGACCGATGATTTTTCTCCCTTTTACAACCGTTTGCATAAACTCAATTGTGCCATTATCCTTTATTGCCGTGCCGGCCGTGGTACAATGGCCATCGATCTGAAGAAATACGAGATAACGGTAAATACCCAGGTTGTACTCCTTCCGGGAGCTGTTATCAGCCTTGATGAGAAGAGCGATGATTTTCGGGTCTCCTTTTTCGCTTCACATATTGAAATGTTTCGTGAGGCTTGTATCCGTTTTGAACCCTCCTTTTTTCATTTTATAAAAGAGAAGCCCTGTTATACACTTCCTTCCGAATTTACCGCCCCCATTAACGGTCTCCTGCATGCTACGTCTGCTATTTATGCCGATACCGATCATCGTTTCCGCAACCAGATAGCGCGCAATCACCTGCAAAGTTTCCTGCTTGATGTATACGACAAAGTACACCGCCTTTTCACCCATAAAGAGATTGAGGGCGGCAGTCGTCCGAACGAACTTTTTCATAAGTTCGTTGCTCTGGTGCACGAATATTGCTGTTCGCAACGGGATGTCGTTTTCTATGCAGGCAAACTCTGTATTTCTACTAAGTACCTGACGAGCATCTGTCGTTCGCTGACAGGTCATTCGGCCAAAAAAGTGATTGATGATTTTACGGCACTTGAAATAAAGGTACTCCTCCAATCGACCGATCTCAGTATTCAGGAGATAGCAGACCGGCTGAATTTTCCCGACCAGTCGTATCTGGGTAGGTATTTTAAGCGACACGAAGGGGTTTCGCCGATGGAGTACAGGGCGGAATTGGCAGGATAA